The Corynebacterium halotolerans YIM 70093 = DSM 44683 region ACGCCCACCCGCTCGGCGCCCGCCCGTTCGCCCGCGACCAGTACGTGCACAAGTTCCGCACCCTGGCCGAGGGCGTCGTCTCCGAGGCCGAGCAGGACCGCTTCCTCGCCGCGGCCGAGAACACCGAGAACCTCACGGATCTGGGCGAGCTGAACATCACGCTTGAGCAGGACGTGCTCGACCGTGCCCCGACCACCCCGGAAGGACTGCTGTGATGGCCGGCCTGTACTCCACCACCTTCACCCCGCGCGAGCGTCGGCAGGCGCTGCGCGACGGCCTGAACTCCGGCACCATCCAGCGCCTGCCCGGGGCGTTCTCCCCGCTGGTGGGCCGCGCCATCCAGGACGCCGGCTTCGAGGGCGTGTACGTCTCCGGCGCGGTCGTCTCCGCCGACCTGGCACTGCCGGACATCGGCCTGACCACGCTGACCGAGGTCGCCGGGCGCGCCCGCCAGATCGCGCGCAGCACCGACCTGCCCGTGCTCGTCGACGCCGACACCGGCTTCGGCGAACCGATGTCGGCGGCGCGCACCGTCTCCGAGCTGGAGGACGCCGGCGTGGCCGGCTGCCACCTCGAGGACCAGGTCAACCCCAAGCGCTGCGGCCACCTCGACGGCAAGGAGGTCGTGCCCACCGAGCTGATGCTGCGCCGCATCACCGCCGCGGTCAACGAGCGCCGCGACGACACCTTCATCATCTGCGCGCGCACCGACGCCGCCGGGGTCGAGGGCATCGACGCCGCGATCGAGCGCGCCAAGGCCTACGCCGACGCCGGCGCGGACATGATCTTCACCGAGGCGCTGCACACCCCGGCGGACTTCGAGAAATTCCGTGGGGCCGTCGACGTGCCGCTGCTGGCCAACATGACCGAGTTCGGCAAGACCGAGCTGCTGCCGGCCGACCAGCTGCAGGACATCGGTTACAACGCCGTCATCTACCCCGTCACCACCCTGCGCATCGCCATGGGCCAGGTCGAGCACGCCCTGCAGGACATCGCCGTCACCGGCACCCAGTCCGGCTGGGTCGACCGCATGCAGCACCGCTCGCGGCTCTACGAGCTGCTGCGCTACGCCGAGTACAACGCCTTCGACCAGCAGGTGTTCACCTACTCGGCGGAGAACTACCAGTCCAGCTTCACCCCCTACGCCACCTACGC contains the following coding sequences:
- the prpB gene encoding methylisocitrate lyase, with the translated sequence MAGLYSTTFTPRERRQALRDGLNSGTIQRLPGAFSPLVGRAIQDAGFEGVYVSGAVVSADLALPDIGLTTLTEVAGRARQIARSTDLPVLVDADTGFGEPMSAARTVSELEDAGVAGCHLEDQVNPKRCGHLDGKEVVPTELMLRRITAAVNERRDDTFIICARTDAAGVEGIDAAIERAKAYADAGADMIFTEALHTPADFEKFRGAVDVPLLANMTEFGKTELLPADQLQDIGYNAVIYPVTTLRIAMGQVEHALQDIAVTGTQSGWVDRMQHRSRLYELLRYAEYNAFDQQVFTYSAENYQSSFTPYATYASDSTDPTHKNS